The nucleotide sequence AATTAAAACGAACTTGGATTTTACAACGTCGCTATCCAATCGAAGTTGTTGGTATTATTATAGTTACTGTTTCGATTTTTTATGGATTATTTTTGAGCGCTCGTTACGTTGCTGGTGCGAATTTTCAACTAGGCGATCGCTTAGATTCAATAGTCATTGGCTACGTACTTTGGAGCTTAGTTTTATTTATTATGGGCAACGTTGCTAATAGAATTCAGTATGAAGCTCAAACTGGTACGCTCGAACAACTTTTTCTATCTCAATTCGGGGCAGTCAAAGTATTTTTAATTCGCTCGCTAGCAGCGGTAACGTTGCAAGTAGCTTTTGTTTTGAGTATTTTATTAACTATAATGCTCTTAACTGGCAGCCGTCTCGATTTTCCTCCTACGTTACTTTTACCTCTCATAACTGTATTGATGGGAGCGAATGGGATTGCTTTTATAATTGGAGCTTTAGCTTTATTATTTAAGCAGGTGAGCCAATTACAAGTCATATTTCAATTTGGCTTATTATTTCTCCTAGCTACTCCCATAGAAGCATCGACGGGATTTTCCCAAGTTTTAGCAAATCTATTACCAATTACTCCAAGTGCAGGCATATTACGAGCTTTGATGGCACGCGGAGAAAGTTTAAATTTAACTCAATTAGCGATCGCTTTCATCAATGGAGTCGTATATTTTGCTATAGGATTAGCACTATTCCGACTAGCAGAACGCCAAGCCAAGAAACGCGGAATTTTAGGCGGATATTAATCAGTTATCAGTTATCAGTTATCAGTGACCTCTGCTCACGCACCACGCACCACTCTCTTACTGTCTACTGTCAACCAATGACTAACAACCAACTGGTTGCGAGCATAGAGCTTGTTTAATTGTTTGCAATAATTCTTGAGCGGTGTAGGGTTTTGCTAAAAAGGCTTTTACTTCTACGTCTGTCATTCCATGAAACTTGTCTTGAGCGGCTAAACCACTGGTGGCAATAATTTTAGTTTGGGGATTGAGTTTTTGGATAGTACGTATTGTGGTAATACCGTCCATTGCAGGCATGAGCATATCAATTAAGATTAAATCTATCCGATCGCGGTGTTCGGCGTAGGTGGCGATCGCCTCTATTCCGTCACTAGCAGTAACAACTTTATAATTAAAAGTCTCTAGAGAAGTTTTTGTTGCCTCGCGCACGCCAGCTTCATCATCTACAACCAAAATTAACTCACCGTCCCCGTAAGGCGTGTTTTGTTCTGTCTGACGCTGATATTCTACAACTGCTACTGCTGGTAGGTAGATTTGAAATTCCGTGCCTCTACCGAGTTCGCTCCAAACATGAATAAATCCGTTGTGACCTTTGACAATACCCATGACAGTGGATAATCCCAGTCCCGTACCTTTACCGAGTTCTTTTGTCGTGAAAAATGGCTCAAAAATTCTTTCCTGGGTTTCCAGTGACATTCCCATACCTGTATCGCTTACGGTAACGACGATATAGGAGCCAGCTTTTGCCTCCAAGTTCATCCTGGCGTAGTGTTCGTCTGCTGTAAAGTTTTCGGCAGAAATTGTCAACATTCCACCATTGGGCATGGCATCGCGAGCGTTGACGCAGAGATTCATTAAAACTTGATGCAGTTGAGTCGCATCCCCAGAGACAGACCACAAATTAGAGGCAATGTTAGTCTGAATCTCGATCGATTTTGGAAAGGTTTGTTTGGCGATTTGGCGAATTTCTGATATTAAGTGCTTGATTTGTAAGTTTGTATACGTTCCCTCCAAACCCCGTGCAAAAGAGAGTACCTGTTTGACTAGAGCCGCACCCCGTTTGGCATTGGTAATCACGATTGGCAAAAGTCGCTGACTGCGCTCGTCGTGCATCTGAGATTCCAATAGCTGAGCCGTCATCAAAATTGGCGCTAAGACATTGTTTAAATCATGAGCAATGCCACTGGCAAGAGTGCCGATACTTTCCAAACGTTGAGCGCGTAAAAATTGAGCTTCTAAGAGTTTTTTCTCAGTAATATCAGTATTGACGACAAGAATCGACTTAGGCTGAGCGTGGCGATCGCGTACTAAAGTCCAACGACTGTAGACGACAATTGGTTTCTCGTTTTTAGTGACTTGATGTAACTCGCCTTGCCAAGTGTCTGTTTGCTTTAAGGCTGAGTGAATCTCTAGCAGCTGATCGACGAGACTCTCGTTGTAGATTAACAAGTTAGGATTTTGCCCGATCGCCTCTTGTGCTTGCCAACCATAGAGACGTTCTGCTCCCTTGTTCCAATATAAAACTTTGTCATCCAGCGACCTAACAATAATGGCATCGGTGGCGACATCGAGCAATTCGGCTTGGGCGCGGATTTGTTGCTGAGTGTGCTGGCGTTCGAGGGCGTAGCGAATGGAACGCTCTAGTAAAGGTGCGCTCAACTGAGTTTTTTCTAGATAGTCGGCTGCTCCTGCCTTCATCGCCTCGATATCGATTTCGCGATCGCCTTTGCCCGTAAGTAAAATAATTGGTGCGGCACAACCTTCAGCTACGGCAGCTTGAAGCAATTCTAAACCATTGCGATCGCCCAAACGGTAGTCGAGCAAGTAAATGTCATGTTGACGCTGGGCGATCGTCTCGATTGCCGCATCATAAGAACTTACCCAGTCTAAATCGAAGGTCGTGCCTTGAGCTGCTGCCAACCAGTCCCGCGTCAAGACATAATCATCCTCGTCGTCATCAACTAAAAGTACTTTGACTCGCTCAGTGTCCATGCCCGTTTCCCACCGATCGCAGTGGTAGTTCTACAATTTCAAACCAATATTTGCCGATAGTCCTCATGACCTCTACTAAGGAAGCAAAAGTAACTGGTTTCGTGATGTAAGAGTTAGCGCCTAATTCATAACTACGATAAATATCTTCCTCTGCTTTGGAAGTTGTCAATACCACTACTGGTATATGTTTTAACTGCGGGTCTGCCTTAATTTCCCGTAGTGCCTCGCGTCCGTCTTTCTTGGGCATGTTGAGATCGAGTAAAATCAACCCTGGACGAGGGGCAAGCTTCAGGTCAGTATATTGACCGCGCTGATGTAGGTAATCCATTAATTCCTCACCATCGCGCACGAGATAGAGATCGTTAGCCAAGCGACTTTCTGCCAGCGCTTCTCTTGCCAACATGCAATCGTCTTCGTCATCGTCAGCCATGAGAATTGTGACAGTGGTGCGTCGCCCTTTCACTCCGAGTTATCTCCTACGAGTTGTTTAATTGGCAGAGTAACACTAAATTTAGCTCCTTGCCCTGGACTACTTTGAGCTGTAATATTGCCCTGATGCCGTTCGACAATTTTACGGCAAATTGCTAGTCCTATTCCTGTACCCTCGTATTGACTGCGACTGTGCAGGCGTTGAAAGACATTGAAGATCCGATCGAGATACTTTTGCTCAAAACCAATACCATTATCCTCCACCATAATTTGACACGATGTGGCGATCGCCCCATCTGTAACTGGTTGTTGTTGGGAATCGAATAGTTGGCTGGAAAGCTTAACCACTGGAGGCGCGTCTTGTTTGTGAAACTTCAGTGCATTACTCAACAGATTTTGTAATAACTGCTGCATCTGTACTGGGTCGGCATCAATTTTAGGCAGGGTATTAACTTCCACCTTACCCCCAGTCTGCTGTATCCTCACCTCTAGATCGGATAATACTTCTTTTACGACTCGATTGAGATCGACAGTTACAAAAGGTTGCGCTTTAGTCGTGACGCGGGACAGCGTCAAGAGATCGTCAATCAGAGTTTGCATCCGTCCGGCTGCATTCTGCATTCGTTCTAGAGAATCTCGTCCTTGCTCGTTGAGAAGATCTCCACAACTGGCTTTCAAGCGGTTGCCAAAGGCTTGAATTTTGCGCAGTGGCTCTTGCAAATCGTGGGAAGCAACCGAGGCAAATTGTTGCAGTTCCGCGTTAGAACGGGCGAGTTCTTGCGCGTAGCGGGTTTCTTCAGCTAGCATTTGAGCTTGGGCGAGAGCAATACCAATTTGATCGCTCAATTGGCGCAATAATTCGGTTTCAAAACTGCTCCAAACACGGGAACCACTACATTGATGAGCAATCAGCAAACCCCAGAGTTCTCGCTTGAGGAAAATCGGCACGACAAGATTAGCTCGAACTCCATATCGTTGGAGAAGTTCTTTGTGACAAGCGTGCATTTCTGCTTGCTCGACATCGTGAATAGCGCTGATGCGTCCTTGTCTGTATTTCTGAATGTATTCCTCCCCAAAGCAAGGATCGTAGATGTGTTGTCCTAAAATGGCTGGATAGCCGTTGACTACGGCTTCCCGCACGACATTTCCAGAACCATCCAACCATAAGCGAAAAATAATCACCCGATCTGCTCGCAGGAATTTTTGAATTTCGTTAACGGTCGTTTGGAGGATCGATTCCAATTGGAGCGATTGACGAATCTTCAGGGTAATTTCGGCAAATAATTGCGATCGCAAATTTTGACGTTGCAGTTCTACTTCGGCTTGCTTGCGTTCGGTGATGTCGCTCCCAATACCTAAAAACCCGGTAATCTTACCGTTAGCATCGTACATGGCGCTAATTGACAGTAAAACGGGGAAACGGCTGCCATCTTTGCGAATGTAAGTCCATTCTTGTTCGGTTGGTTCTCCCCGTCTTGCCTTAGCAACAAATACCTCAAATCCAGGTTCGATTATCACTCCCAGCTCTTGAGTTAATTCTCGCGCCCGACTGACGACTTCTTCGCGATCGTGAATAATTACGGGTGTCGTTTTACCGACAATTTCTGAGGCGGAATAGCCCAATAATTTCTCGGCAGCAGCATTAAAAGTAAGGACTGTACCGTCAACATTGGTAGAAATTATCGTATAGTTAGCGCTATTGAGAATCGCTTGTTGCAACTGCATAGTTTGTTGCAGTTGAGTTTCCATCCGCTTGCGATCGGTGATATCGCGTGTAAAGCAGCGTGTATGGACAAATTGCTTGTCTTTCCAAAAAACGTTAGAGCCGATCGATACATCCCGGGTTGAACCATCTTTACATACCAACCGCGCCTCGTAGTCGCACAATGTCTCGCCAGCATTGAGGCGTTGCAAAATATCATCAATGACTTCTCGATTGGCGTGAAATTTGGCAATGTGTTGTCCGACGTACTCTTCGCGAGTGTAACCGAGCAGATTTAATTCAGCTTGGTTTGCCCAGACAATAATTCCATCTGCTCCTACCCAGTGTATGCCGACACTGGCATTCTCTAGGAAGTCAGCCAGTTCTTGTTCTCGCGTGCGGGCGATCGCCTCTAATCGTTTGCGATCGTTGATGTTTTGAAAATAGACTGATATGCCATTTTTAGCAGGATAGGCATGAACGGCAAACCAAGTGTTGAGCGGGGGATAAAACTCTTCAAAAGCAACTGCAATTTGTTGCGCTCTGACTTGGCGATATTCTTGGTCAAAAGTAGACCCCACTGCTTCGGGAAACTCAT is from Scytonema millei VB511283 and encodes:
- a CDS encoding response regulator — translated: MKGRRTTVTILMADDDEDDCMLAREALAESRLANDLYLVRDGEELMDYLHQRGQYTDLKLAPRPGLILLDLNMPKKDGREALREIKADPQLKHIPVVVLTTSKAEEDIYRSYELGANSYITKPVTFASLVEVMRTIGKYWFEIVELPLRSVGNGHGH
- a CDS encoding ABC transporter permease is translated as MIELFFAELKRTWILQRRYPIEVVGIIIVTVSIFYGLFLSARYVAGANFQLGDRLDSIVIGYVLWSLVLFIMGNVANRIQYEAQTGTLEQLFLSQFGAVKVFLIRSLAAVTLQVAFVLSILLTIMLLTGSRLDFPPTLLLPLITVLMGANGIAFIIGALALLFKQVSQLQVIFQFGLLFLLATPIEASTGFSQVLANLLPITPSAGILRALMARGESLNLTQLAIAFINGVVYFAIGLALFRLAERQAKKRGILGGY
- a CDS encoding hybrid sensor histidine kinase/response regulator, producing MDTERVKVLLVDDDEDDYVLTRDWLAAAQGTTFDLDWVSSYDAAIETIAQRQHDIYLLDYRLGDRNGLELLQAAVAEGCAAPIILLTGKGDREIDIEAMKAGAADYLEKTQLSAPLLERSIRYALERQHTQQQIRAQAELLDVATDAIIVRSLDDKVLYWNKGAERLYGWQAQEAIGQNPNLLIYNESLVDQLLEIHSALKQTDTWQGELHQVTKNEKPIVVYSRWTLVRDRHAQPKSILVVNTDITEKKLLEAQFLRAQRLESIGTLASGIAHDLNNVLAPILMTAQLLESQMHDERSQRLLPIVITNAKRGAALVKQVLSFARGLEGTYTNLQIKHLISEIRQIAKQTFPKSIEIQTNIASNLWSVSGDATQLHQVLMNLCVNARDAMPNGGMLTISAENFTADEHYARMNLEAKAGSYIVVTVSDTGMGMSLETQERIFEPFFTTKELGKGTGLGLSTVMGIVKGHNGFIHVWSELGRGTEFQIYLPAVAVVEYQRQTEQNTPYGDGELILVVDDEAGVREATKTSLETFNYKVVTASDGIEAIATYAEHRDRIDLILIDMLMPAMDGITTIRTIQKLNPQTKIIATSGLAAQDKFHGMTDVEVKAFLAKPYTAQELLQTIKQALCSQPVGC
- a CDS encoding PAS domain S-box protein, translated to MDNAPILNAITILVVDDDKLMRQHMRRVMEQAGYQVVEAQNGEQAIAAYTQFRPSLVLLDAVMPVMDGFVCCRHLRSFPDGDSVPILIVTRLDDAESLQLAFDAGATDFITKPINDIVLRQRVRHLLQASRTMAELRASTNAAQASRQQVTNILESISDGFFALDNEWRFTYINQHAQVFLQKTRAELIGKNIWDEFPEAVGSTFDQEYRQVRAQQIAVAFEEFYPPLNTWFAVHAYPAKNGISVYFQNINDRKRLEAIARTREQELADFLENASVGIHWVGADGIIVWANQAELNLLGYTREEYVGQHIAKFHANREVIDDILQRLNAGETLCDYEARLVCKDGSTRDVSIGSNVFWKDKQFVHTRCFTRDITDRKRMETQLQQTMQLQQAILNSANYTIISTNVDGTVLTFNAAAEKLLGYSASEIVGKTTPVIIHDREEVVSRARELTQELGVIIEPGFEVFVAKARRGEPTEQEWTYIRKDGSRFPVLLSISAMYDANGKITGFLGIGSDITERKQAEVELQRQNLRSQLFAEITLKIRQSLQLESILQTTVNEIQKFLRADRVIIFRLWLDGSGNVVREAVVNGYPAILGQHIYDPCFGEEYIQKYRQGRISAIHDVEQAEMHACHKELLQRYGVRANLVVPIFLKRELWGLLIAHQCSGSRVWSSFETELLRQLSDQIGIALAQAQMLAEETRYAQELARSNAELQQFASVASHDLQEPLRKIQAFGNRLKASCGDLLNEQGRDSLERMQNAAGRMQTLIDDLLTLSRVTTKAQPFVTVDLNRVVKEVLSDLEVRIQQTGGKVEVNTLPKIDADPVQMQQLLQNLLSNALKFHKQDAPPVVKLSSQLFDSQQQPVTDGAIATSCQIMVEDNGIGFEQKYLDRIFNVFQRLHSRSQYEGTGIGLAICRKIVERHQGNITAQSSPGQGAKFSVTLPIKQLVGDNSE